One Mus caroli chromosome 6, CAROLI_EIJ_v1.1, whole genome shotgun sequence genomic window, CCGCACTTCTGGAAAAGACGCCATGCCCAAAGGAACCTTCGTAAGCAGCAGGAAGGTTGGGGTATGAGTGTTCCTATCCCGATAGCCTCCGCCCACAGGAAGGAAGGGCCTGCTTCTCACTCTTCCCACAGGACCAGCCAACTGTGGGTGACGCTGAGGTGACATTTCACTGGGGTGAAATGACAGCCTCTCATGCAGAAGGCTTGGGTCCCTGGAAACTCCTGCTTCAGCTTGTGTCAGACACCAAGCAAGAGGTGTATGTGTTAGGATTCTCCAGGCCTCCATAGAGGGGACCGAGATCCATTCACCCTGGCAAATCTGaaacctgggctacaggaaaGATATGAGGTCCTCTTACAGGGGACTGACTGTCTGGTCTTCCTCTGGGTTCCTCCATCTTGGTCATGGCTCCAGGGAGAAAACACACTACTAAATAACAGTCTGCTTGTGCTTTTGACACATGatcagtttttatttaaaaacatgctaAAAACATGGTGTTTGTTAAAGCGGGACCTGGGATGAAGGAAATGCAGACAAGGCATTGCAAGCAGAAAGTGCATTCGAAACCAATAGCGTGCACTCCTGGCTCTCTGGCCACCGAGGGACAGCAAGGCAAGTGGAGGCCCAAAGGCCTCACTCCTCAGAATGCCCACTCAGGAAGGGGAGGCCAGAACGCCACCAtcatggaggaggggagggagatgagagaACGGGAACATGAGAAGGGATGCCAGGGGCCGTGGGGCAAAGAACAGACCCCCAAGCATCTGGCACCCAGCTCCCTGTCCTGTGCCATGTCCCTGCTAGTTAGCACCTCCACCAGAGGGTGGGCAGGGGTCCAGAGAGGAGGGGACAACCAATTCCATCCACCTGAAGTGAGCTGGGGGCCTTGACCACTTAACTCTTAAGTCAGGCCAGAGCATGTGCAAGGGGGACAGCTGAGTTACTGGTCCAGGCTGGCGGAGACAGGATGACAATGTGCCAGCGCAGAGTACAGAAGCACAAGAAGACCTGCACCAGACACCTGTCCAGACCCTACCCTCTGAGCCCCACTGAGGCAGCTGGCTGTGGAGAAATGCCAGGGGCTACGCCAGGCATTTCCTTGAGGTCACCTGCAAACCAAGAGGACTTTCTGAGTCAGGTCTGCAAATTGCTTGTGTGGGACCTGAGGGAAACGGCTCTGCCTTAGGCAAGGGAGGCCGCAGGTAAGGGAGATTTCATGGCAGGACCTCAGTGAGCTCAGACCCAAGAGTATCAGAGAagagctgagccacctcccctggCCTTACTCCGTGTGGTCTTCTAGCACGTGAGGGCCATTACCCCCAAGATAAGTGAGGGTCTCAGGACATTCCACTCTGTGCATGGAGACCTCTGTGCCATAAAGACTCTGCAGATGGCTATGCAGCCACACACAGCTAAAACAAAAAAGGCAGTGTGGGACTTATGATCTGCCTCTGCTGAACAGACAGGTGAGGTGAGGTTGGTGAGGATGGGGGACTTCGGCTAAGGCTCCAGGGACCAGCACCACCCTGAAGCACTCTACAGATGTGACGAGGCAGGGAGGCGAAGTGCCTGCCTCCTAGGGTAGTGGGACCTCAATGTTGAAGTTAATGAAGGTTTAAACACCCATAGATAGGCATAAACAAACCCACCCTACCCATCCACACTCATAATGCAGCAGGCAGGCGCCATGCTTGCTTTCTGATTGTTTGTTTCTACCTGAACTCTGCACCTTGGGGAAAGGTAGCTGCCATCCCTTCCAATAACACCACAATTCCATCTCCTGAAACTGGCAACTTGTGGGACCAATCTGCTGAGAGCTCCCCGCTATCTATCCTCTCTCACCCCCAAAACTTGAATCCTGAACGTATTGAAAGTTCCACATCCTGGTCATCACTGTCTGTTATTCAAGGAGGTCAGAGGGGTTTTAGGTTGGTTGGATGTCATTGCTAGACCAGAGAACACCTGGCCTGGTGGGAAACAGTGGTAAAGACCCAAATAGCATGAGAAAAGCAGCTACCATGTgaaggcgagagagagagagagagagagagagagagagagagagagagagagagagagagagNNNNNNNNNNNNNNNNNNNNNNNNNNNNNNNNNNNNNNNNgagagagagagagagagagagagagagagagagagagagagagagatctggatcCCAGACAGGTGCTCAGTCAGTTCCACAGGCCCCTGTCTTTATGGAAAGACATGTGTTGGGTATCAGTGTTGGCAAGACTGCTTGGCCTACCACTGGGCATCTAACAAGGGTCTTCTCCCCAGTGCTGCAGGGGCAGTGGAAGCCTGACTTCTCAGAGTTTCTGTATCTTGTCTCTTTGAGGTTACATGGGCTACAGTGCCTGCCCCCCAGCGTGGACAGCAATGGATCCTAAGGAGAAATGGTCCTGAGACCCACAcagccctttcctttcccctcagcAGGGCAGTAAGCAACTGAGTGAGTCTGGTGGGGTCTGCCTCCCTTCCTGGGTAGTCCTGAGACTCTGTTTCAGTCTGGGCAGAGGAACATGTCTGCTTCCACTATCCAGACCAGGGTGAGTAGAGCGGGGTCTGAACCAGAGGAATTTGCAGCAGCAGGAATGTGTGAGAGTGACCATTTGGGATGCAGGATGCTCGCGATTCAGGAGGGAAGCTCACGGAGGAccgagggaggaagaggaaatgacaCAAACTGTTCTGactgcccctcctcccagcaAAGCGTGTTACTGTCCCCTGACCTAAGCATGCCCTGCTGATGTGGCTCCCCGGTTCAGGCAACATCCTCTCACCCCAGAGTAGGATGGCCCATGCTGTGTATGCCaccagcctcttctggccttcatccaTGGTCTCCAGGCCTGGCAGGGCCCCGTATCATGGCTGCATCCTCTCCCTCAAGGTGAGCCCTGGAAAATGGCTGGCACTTCTCACCCTACCTCCAGCCTCGTGAGTGTTGCACAGTGGTGTGTCCTGACTGAACGTGGACGGAGTTCCTCTCTCTCTACCCATCCCCACCCACAGGAAAAGGAAACTCAAACCATTATGGAAATCAACACAGTAAAAAGTTATAAATCAGAGAGCTAACCCTAAACTTATCTGAGAGATAATATTCCTGAATAATCATAAtcagagtaaaataaaaaaaaagttacactaTAGTATAAAAACCCGGGCAGGGTGCTCCAGGGGGCCTGACTTGGCGGTGCCACACTGCACCCTGGCAGACTCTCTGGCTGGGCAGCCATGGACGGCAGTGGCCTCCATGGGGCAGACTCTCCACCCCACAGAGGAACAAGTGTCAGTGTGAGGAAGGCCAGGGGCAGAAACCCATCGTTGAAGGGGCTTCCTCGCTGACACCCTGCCTGCCCCGGCGTCTTTGGCAAGTCTGCAGGTGCAGGAATCCAGTTGCCCAAGCCCTGAGGTCTCTGCATGATGCCTCGTCCCTGGGCCTCTGTCCTCCATGAGGTCTAAGGCCAAGGATGAGGGCAGGCTGGCAGGTGGTGCAGGGTGGCCATCGGAGAGCAGGCAGGAGACACGACTCGGGTCCTCTTCCCTGGCACGCACAGTGTCCGGGTGGAGCCCGGCGCTGCCACACCCTCAGGCGTCGTACTTTTTACCTGTCCGGTGGATGTGCTGGAACAGAGTCATGGAAAAGGCCATTCCCAGGATCTGGAAGAGAAGACGGGGACTTTAAAGGGATGCTCTTGGGGCCTGGGGTCAGACCTCCGTTTCATCGCTTGGGGCTACCCTAGAGAACCTACTGTAAAGTGTGCATAACCTGGTGTGCTGGGAAATGAgccagaaaacaaaggaaatatggTCTGGGAGGCCACCCTGGAGACCTAGCCTGGGACTGCACACAGGTGAGTGGACCTCAGTCCCTTTGAACCACGTGTGCATAAGACCAGAGATCCCAAGCTAGTCACCCAATGACATTCCTGAGGCGTGGGGAGAAGGCAGAGTGCATACAGGACCTGACCCTCCATGGAGGTAAGAGGAGCTGAGGTAGGagagcaaagaagaaagcaagggggTGTTTGAGTCATTGGCATTCATGCCAACAAGTTCTGTGGTTCTAGAACACGTGAAGTGATGTCTTGGATAAGTGTCTTGAACAACGTCAAATCCCATTTATGCTCCTCAGCCAAAACCCTGAAAGCAGGTGGAGACACAGAGGTGCAGGCAGGGGCTACCTGTGGCTTCACCCAAGGTGCCACATGTCATCTGTAAAGCTGGTGACCCGGGGACACTGAACACCTTCAGCTCTCATGCGGAGCATGTCAGGGCCCCGCTTAGCACTGAGCACCACCTTTGCCCATTGCCTGTGGCTTCACTCAGAGCCCTGCAGCCTGGTAGTGGCTCCGGCTTGAGTCTACCTCTACCCAGAGTCGAGGTGCCCAGGGTCCCCTCACCTGCATGATGAGGATGCACATGCCCACGGTGCCTAGCACGTGCTTGTTGTCATCAAACCACAGCTTCACTTTTTCGTAGCATCCCTGGGGGGTGAACCACAGGGTAAGGTCCTGGCATGACACTGGTTGGGGCCATCCCAACCCTTCCGTCATTTTGCCCTAGCCCCTGTCTTTATTCTGAATTCTAGTCCGTTACTACCCTTAGGCCCTGGTCCTCCCCAGAAGCAACATCCAACCCCCAGGCTCCACTTACAGCAGGCAGCTGCACTGCCTAAACCCCATCCAACCCCTTACCTTCTGAATCCCAAGTGTGGGTCCGCACAtacgtgcatgtacacacacacacacacacacacacacacacaaagagagagagagagagagagagagagagagagagagagagagagagagcactgctGGCTTCACTCCAGTAtacccctctctccatcccacaaTGCACTAATTCCCATCATTCCTGCTGCCAGGCACATCCAGCGCACATGGGATCAGTGAGCCTCACCGTTCTCCACAAGGGGGTGGTGCTGTTGCGCCCACAGCCCTGGGAATTCTCCATGCAGCATCGGTCAGGAACTGTATTCTCCCCGAGCACCGGATACCAGTCTGTGTAGTCAGTGACCCCACAACACCGCATCTGTGGGGCATGAGGCCAGATATGTCAACCCCATCAAGGCAGCTACCCAAGAACAGAGGGATGGGGAAAAAAACGTCTCCTTGTCCCCTCTTGAGCTGCAGCAGGGCCCCCAGAGGTAGTGAGTGACTCTTCTTTCCTACACCAGAAAGGCTGCTGTCCCTCTGGGCTGAGCACCAGATGTGGAGCCCAGCCCAATACTTGCTCACCAGTGCCTTGACCTCCTTCCTTTGTGGTACAGACCCTCCCAAGCTGATTGCCAGGGTCTATGTGGGGTGTGCATCAGGCAACAGAGACTTGTATTCCTGTCACTACCAGAGCCTGTCACCTGAGCCAAACTTGATCTGGTGACTCCTGTCATTCACCATGTTGGGCTCGCCCACTCCTGAGACCCACATCATGTGCCTCGTGCGCCCACCTCTTTACCCCTCCCCGGCAGCATCCCATGCTAGCATCTCCCTTCAGGTCTAGGCAAGTGTCCAGTGCAGGTGGTTCTCCCAACAGCACAAGTGCACTATGGCTGCCCCATCCTACGCCATGCACAGACTGGAGCCGCACCTCAGCCTGGATGATGTTCCAGGCGTTCTTGAGCCCCACGTTGTTCTCTGTGTTGTAGAGCAGCAGCCCCTCTTTCAGGTCCTGCTTGGCATTCTCGTTCACCTGGCAGAGGAGGGGAAACACCACAGGTCAGCTGAGACCAGGTCACTGGCCCTCCTCCCTAACCCAGACTGGGCCAGCTGGGAATGTTGGAGCAGTGTTTCCAGACGGGGAGGGGAAGTGGCTAGGGTGGGGCCCTCAGGCCTCCTGCAGACCAGTCTGCAGGATCTGTTAGCCAGCCATTCCCCTGGCCCAGCCCTGGGGTCAGGCGACTTTTCATCTTGCCTGCCTCTGCAAGGTTTACCTTGTCCATGTAGACGAAGAAGAGGATGAGCAGAATCAACTCTGCCAGCAGGATGATCAACAGCACGATGAAGAACTGGAAAGACAAGTGCAAAGCGTGGGTCCAGGGGAGTGGTGATGGCCGGGGTGGGTGGTGACAGAgaatggggcaggggagggaggataagGGATGGGCAGGGTTTCCAGGCTGGGAGCCTGGAAGTGGGCATCACCCACTCCTAAACAAACCCAGGCATGTGTcaaagagagagggggacaggAAGGGCTAGGGACAGAACGCTCTTGAAGCAATGTCTGTGGACTTCAGCTAGGGAGCCCCAGGAAGCAACGAAGGGAACGTGAGGTCCAACTTACACTGAGAAGCAGACACTTGTTCTCCTTGATGGCCCCCAGGCAGCCCAGGAAGCCCGTCACCATGACGATGGTGCCGATGGCGATGACGAGGTTGGCTGCAGACAGCGAGGGGAAGCTGGGGGAGAAGGTGGCGAAGTTGCCTTGGGACACAGAGAGCCAGATGCCCACTCCGAGCAGCCCACAgccacagagctggagagagaagaaactggtTAGACCAACACAGCTCTTACATTCATCTCCCagaccaccccaccccatgcatGTCTCTCACCACTGACTCTGAGATACAAAATGATTATAAAAAGCCAGGCGCTGTCACAGACCCAAAGCCTATGACATGCCCCCTTGTCACTGCATGCCTCGGTCACCCCTACAGTAAATGGGACGAGGCAGCTTCATACACCTCATGAGGTCTCTCTGAAGATCAACTTCAGTGTTCAGTGAGATGAAGGGGGAAACCAGAAAACTACACAAATGTGTGTCAGGTTACTCCTCTGGGCAGAGAGGACCCCATGCTCAGAAGGGAGGCTGGGCCTGGGTATGACTGGTTGGTCTACGGGGGAGAACCCAGGTTACTGGCTCTTAAAGCCAAAACCTCAGTGAGTGTTTCCCACTACCCTGAACAGAAGGGTCACGTAACCACTGTTCTCTGAAGCCTGGAAAGCAAGTCCATGGGTAGAGGGATAAAAGGTGCTCATGGACTGGCTAAGGGGCAGGACACAGGTGGCCACGCTGTCCTCCTGTGTTGGTGGCATCTTCATTGGCATCTTGGTGGGCGCCACCATAGAAACACACCTCTGCATGTGTCTATGCAGCTGTTTCCAGAAAGCCCTTACTGGGGCAGGAAGACCCACAGCCTGAATGGGGGCAACACCATCCCTTGGGTTAATACACTGAGAAAGGAGCAGAGAGCAAGCATCTCTCTGTGTTCCCTAACGGTAGAATGTAAACAGCTCTCtccaagctcctgctgccataccttctccagccccatgggctgtcccctcaaactgtgaaccacaaaaatctccaaaaacaaaaacacccccccccggaagttgcctttgtcaggtatttcatcaaagcaataaGAATTAACACACCTCACCATTCACAGACCGAGTGGGCCTGTAAACTGACCCTCTCCACCAGCGCCCCCTGAGCTATAACTAAAGCCAGCAGCACTGCCTGGGAGAGCACCCCACTCACAGCTGCAAACCTCCCCGCCTGCACTGTTTGATGCTCTGTTGAGCTGacactctctgctctgctctccccactcccaccccagctccaggggagcatGCTGAGTCCGTGGAGCCAATCCATCAGTCAGCCAATATGTATTGAGTACCGACAACACACAGCGTTCTGTGCCAGAAAAGCTACGGAGCCACATTAGAGACCTGCCTTCCAGGGGCCTCCATTCCAGCTGAACAGGGGCAATAAAAACACAGCATCTACCAGGATGCAATGGCGCCAAATAATGGCTACAAGAGTTTAGAAGAGGCCATCGCTATCCCAGTCAGAGTCACCAGTTGGAGGGAGCAATCACCAAAGGATAGGTGGACATGAGGGAGGCCTGACGTGGAAGACAATTTTCCATACAGAGTGAAAAAGTAAGGACTCGAGAGTCACAGGTGTGGGCTTCCCCTCTGCTCTGCCTGCCCTGGCTTTGCGACCTCACACACTCCAGGGGTACAGGTTCCTCTCCATGGAATAATATGATGGCTCCTCTTCTTGGCTATCAAtcgaaaattaactcaaactcaAGAGGCTGGgtatgcctgtgagggatttttctttactgaattatttgaagtgggaagacccgcCCTGAATCTAGATCTTTTGAGGTGAAAAGGTCCActttaaatctgggccacaccttctggtggcagctaCATACCTATATAAGGACATAGACGAAGGAAGTGCTtgctctttgcttgcttgccctCGCCATTGCAGGCATGCCTTCACTGCTATTACAGCCTGCTTCTTCTGGATTCTGGTATCTACTAAAAATCAGCTGAGACAGCCAGACTCATGgattgaacaactactggattcttggaggAGATGGCTATTGTTGGGATTGTTGGACCACAGTCTGTAAAGGACTCTAATAAACCCTACTTTGGCAGTGGTGGttcacgtctttaatcccagcacttgggaggcagaagcaagtggatcttggtgagttcaagaccagccagtctacagtctacagagtgagttccaggatagccagaactatgTATAGTGAGGACAGCATGGGAGCAGGGAAGAAACATGCACAGACAAGGAAGTCCACACTCATAGACACCCAGGGTGAGGGGAAGGGGCATCGGCTTCTAGGAGCTGCGTTTCCTTCACAAATACAGCCTACAGACTCTAACCAGGCACACGGCCAtcaaatgccagggccaggaggaagCAGTGACCAGCCCTGGCCAAGGCCCTGCCTAGACAGAAAGGAGATTCTCATGATCTCAAACACATATGACCAATACAGGCACAGATAAATGAAATGATCGAGTGTCCATATAAAGAGGCAAGAATGCTTCCGAAAAGGATACATCAAGTTAAAAGGCCTCAAGTTAGGACCGTGCCTGTCCACCAAGGAGGGACAAGCTGCTATGTGACAGCCACAGACTGACCGCAGTGGGATGTGGTAGACAGAAGATAAAAGAGGGATCACAGCCAGGGGACAGATAGAACAGGACCCTGAAGGTAGTAGGACGACGTGGGTGTTCTGCCCCAGGGCTGAATGTGACATGAGATAAAAGATGCTTCTGACAGGCATCCCAGCTGCTATTCCCCAAAGAGGCCACTGAGGACAAGAGGCAGTGAGCACAGAGCATAGGCAGGGACTCCTGCAGTGACTAGGGAAGAGCTGGTGGCCACACATCAGGTGAGTATGCAGGAGTGATGAGACACGGTTCCATGGGACACAGGCGGTGTTCAGAGTGAGCAGGGTTTGAGGACTGAAGAGAATCCTGATAAATGGGAAAACAGAATGGcccagactacacacacacaatttctaagCCATAGAGCTTTTCGAAGAGCTGAAGGGGACCAGAAGCACATAATGGCTTCTGCACCAGAGTGACCTCAATGAGACCATGTTGAGGTTCCTAGAATCAGAGCGAGACACTATCACCTCAAAACCTTGCAGCAGGAATGGGCGCGCGTGAATGCCTTATGCGACCACTAGGTGGCGCTCCAGTCTGGTTCAGAAGATTGTTGGGTTGGCCCATGATGCCCTAAACTTGCATCCAGCCCGGTCTTTCTTCAATCCCGTCAGTTTTCTGAGCTGCCGtctcaatttttctttcattaatcaTACCCTGGAAATTTCATGATTTTGAACCAAAGATTTATGGCTCTATAAATCGGACCCTAGAATGAGTAACCGAATACCCTCCAGGGCAGGTATTCGTTTGGGATGGAGGAGCCTGGCCTGGGGACT contains:
- the Tspan9 gene encoding tetraspanin-9 isoform X2, which gives rise to MARGCLCCLKYTMFLFNLIFWLCGCGLLGVGIWLSVSQGNFATFSPSFPSLSAANLVIAIGTIVMVTGFLGCLGAIKENKCLLLSFFIVLLIILLAELILLILFFVYMDKVNENAKQDLKEGLLLYNTENNVGLKNAWNIIQAEMRCCGVTDYTDWYPVLGENTVPDRCCMENSQGCGRNSTTPLWRTGCYEKVKLWFDDNKHVLGTVGMCILIMQILGMAFSMTLFQHIHRTGKKYDA
- the Tspan9 gene encoding tetraspanin-9 isoform X1 yields the protein MEKSSSEDSSIHRSPSLDSKDSDFAKPSTSGRPFGRGFTAGAFYGTAGSRGQSRTEAGIKTDKYNAPKGSKYVVFYLDLSFVFLLEFKKCNMARGCLCCLKYTMFLFNLIFWLCGCGLLGVGIWLSVSQGNFATFSPSFPSLSAANLVIAIGTIVMVTGFLGCLGAIKENKCLLLSFFIVLLIILLAELILLILFFVYMDKVNENAKQDLKEGLLLYNTENNVGLKNAWNIIQAEMRCCGVTDYTDWYPVLGENTVPDRCCMENSQGCGRNSTTPLWRTGCYEKVKLWFDDNKHVLGTVGMCILIMQILGMAFSMTLFQHIHRTGKKYDA